The window CCCCCAGGTGAGCAGGGCCGGGTGGTCCATCAGGTTCCGGCCGACCTGGTCGCTGCGGTTCGCCAGGCCGGAGAGGAGCAGCAGCCGGGCGTTCTCGATCGCGTGGGCGGCGAGGACGACCAGGTCGGCCTCGACCCGGTGGGTGGCTCCCCCGGAGAGGTAGTCGACCCCGGTGATCCGGCCGGTGCCGTCGGCGAGTACGCGGGCGGCCACGGCGTCGGTCCGCAGTTCGACGGTCGGTGCCCAGCGGGCCTGGGTGCGCAGCGGCGTGTACTTGGCGCCGCTCGGGCAGATCGGGACGCAGCTGGCGCTGCCCGCGCAGGGCGTGCCCGGTTCGTGCGGCGCGTCCCCGGCACGACGGTTCGGCAGGCCGTGGCGGGCGTGCGGGGTGGGGACGACGGCGAGGCTCGCCGCCTCGGGGGCGGCGGGGTCGCGGACGGTGCGGCCGTCCAGCGCGCGGGCCAGCCGCCGGTCGAGGTAGCTGGCGGGGATGGCGCGGGTCGGGAAGGCGTAGCCGTCCGGGATGGGCAGGCCGACGGCCTCGCGCTGCTGGTCGGCGTCGGCGGCCACGCCCAGCTCCCGCTCGGCCAGGCGGTAGTACGGTTCGAGGTCGTGGTAGCCGATCGGCCAGTTGCGGCCGTGACCGAGGTCGCCGGTGCGGAAGTCCTCGGGGTGCATGCGCGGGGCGAGTCCGGTCCAGAGCAGGCCGGTGCCGCCGTTGACCCGCAGGTAGCCGCTGGCGTACGGCAGGGGTCCGTGCTGGACCAGGTAGCCGGTCGCGTCGAAGCCGCCGTCCGGCCGGCCGGCGAGGTCGCCCACGTCGGGGGACGGCGCGTCCTCGCTGAGCGGGTACGGGGAGGTGGGCGTCCCGCCGCCGGCGGCGCGGTAGGCCGTCGCGGTGGCGGCGGCGGGCCGCGCGGGGTGCCCGGCCTCCAGGACGAGGACGCGCCAGCCCTGCGCTCCGAGCCGCTCGGCGACCAGCGAGCCGGCGAAGCCCGCGCCGACCACGACGGCGTCCCAGCGCGCGCTCATCGGCCGCCGCCGTACTGCGGCGCCTCGGCCCAGCTGCCGTGTCCGGGCGCGGCGGTGCCGGGCGCGGCGCCCTGGAAGGTGCGCCACATCAGGCCCCGGTCGTAGGCGCGGGGCGAGGAGGGCTGTTCGCCGGGCCAGGCGCCGACGTACCAGAGGTGGACGAGGGCGTGTTCGTCGCGGACCCGGCGGGCCAGCAGGGTGCAGTGGTGCTCGTGGGCCATGCCGGTGGCGCGCAGTTCCCCCTCGTCGAAGCCGGTGAGGCCGGCGGAGATCCGGAGGAACTCGTCGAAGTCCGCGAGGGCGTCGTGCTCGGCACCGTCGTCGTCCTCACGGTCCTCGCGGTCGCGACCCGCGTGCACACGGTCCGCATGGCGACGGTCCGCGTGGTCGTCGACGTCGAAGCGGTCGGCACGTCGGTGACGGCCGTCCTGCCCGTCACGGCCCCAGAAGCGGTCGTCGTGGTCGTCGATGGCTGGCAACCGGGCACCCCCACACATGAGCAC of the Kitasatospora sp. NBC_01246 genome contains:
- a CDS encoding GMC family oxidoreductase — its product is MSARWDAVVVGAGFAGSLVAERLGAQGWRVLVLEAGHPARPAAATATAYRAAGGGTPTSPYPLSEDAPSPDVGDLAGRPDGGFDATGYLVQHGPLPYASGYLRVNGGTGLLWTGLAPRMHPEDFRTGDLGHGRNWPIGYHDLEPYYRLAERELGVAADADQQREAVGLPIPDGYAFPTRAIPASYLDRRLARALDGRTVRDPAAPEAASLAVVPTPHARHGLPNRRAGDAPHEPGTPCAGSASCVPICPSGAKYTPLRTQARWAPTVELRTDAVAARVLADGTGRITGVDYLSGGATHRVEADLVVLAAHAIENARLLLLSGLANRSDQVGRNLMDHPALLTWGLMPDPVGPYRGPGSTSGLEAFRFGGGRTRRAPFRVEIGNWGWSWAAGPPQVELAELLAAGVRGKELRERLGDRLGRQFALQFELEQPADPANRVTLDPDRRDRLGLPRPALHYDLSPYVRRGMASARAVSDQLFALLGAEDHTRYEAGPRWPGRLEHEGRPYAYRGAGHAGGTHLMGDSPTDSVVDQWQRCWDHPNLYAVGCGSMPSLGTSNPSLTMAALALRSADRIHRDLLALHGPVTIAEPAAPVAPAVPAAPAAPVDLPVPARRPTESR